One window of the Yamadazyma tenuis chromosome 6, complete sequence genome contains the following:
- a CDS encoding uncharacterized protein (EggNog:ENOG503Q3QZ), with protein sequence MVPSPFTLKVPASSANIGPGFDVLGIGLNLYLEIDVRIDPSVDTSEDSFHGRLSYEGEGKEGVPLDTGKNLVTQTALYVMRCNGFEKFPMGTHIHVKNPIPLGRGLGSSGAAIVGGVMLGNEICQLGFDKIRLLDYCLLIERHPDNIAAAMLGGFVGSYLNELTTKETNDKSVPLEYILPKDSTPEEKIVSTAPPKDIGEYLKYNWNHKIKCVAIIPQFEVKTDDARAVLPDSYTRSDIVFNLQRLAVLTSCLGQDPPNSKLIYNSMKDKVHQPYRASLIPGLTEVLQNITPSSVPGVCGICLSGAGPTILCLATENFNTIAETIIDVFKSSNVNCQWKLLDLAYDGATTIMENISINHVDLQTKIIAQDILDKSSSQPIYLSSVEVVGGETFSNVFFKKLLSPLLETSDYTFGKLVSNVEASYNKLKDTEVFTDIGVSFSTDFTSGIPSNVKNYNSKTDKPIPTKVKFDVKSINLNIGEYFLNLDNDTPLNVNLHYLNNNFNSNAELINVGVDYNPYKPNQHLVTNGKLISNLTNPRFKFVIDLFNTNQNNKIWQKSSENSLGGVIGLQYNNTSRNLHFLTGLSILKRKLHDMDDSTIDDVKLFAGDNIKSSIINELSYSNLSFLNSATNNFPVNGFNFLLSNELSSNQQLNDPSSDSGYFCKSSFTSNIFKTFANNYLTLKISNSFGSIYNPLLEELSPVHVSDRFYLGGSKSFKGYSKNSINANGGNQFYKLDSSLFLKLPHFLYSPKHNQNNEANPLRLYVNGIAGNVSDNLLDDSSLSTSVGFGLKYFNNWAHFDLGYYLSKKINNVDQLGVKDGLQFSLSVGGSNRSSF encoded by the exons ATGGTCCCCAGCCCCTTCACTCTCAAAGTTCCCGCCTCTTCTGCCAATATTGGACCTGGTTTTGATGTTTTGGGGATTGGTTTAAACTTATATTTGGAAATAGATGTTAGAATAGACCCTAGTGTTGACACCTCAGAAGATTCATTCCATGGAAGGTTAAGCTACGAGGGAGAAGGCAAGGAGGGAGTTCCTTTAGACACTGGTAAGAATCTTGTAACTCAGACGGCATTGTACGTAATGAGATGTAACggttttgaaaaatttccCATGGGAACTCACATCCACGTTAAAAATCCAATACCTTTAGGAAGAGGATTGGGATCATCGGGAGCAGCTATTGTTGGAGGTGTAATGTTGGGTAATGAGATTTGCCAGTTGGGTTTTGATAAGATCAGACTATTGGACTACTgtttgttgattgaaagaCATCCAGATAACATCGCTGCTGCCATGTTGGGTGGATTCGTTGGCTCTTATTTGAATGAGTTAACCACAAAAGAAACGAATGATAAGTCTGTTCCATTGGAATACATATTGCCAAAGGATAGTActccagaagaaaaaatCGTATCCACTGCTCCTCCCAAAGATATCGGGGAATACTTGAAATACAACTGGAACCATAAGATCAAGTGTGTGGCAATAATTCCACAGTTTGAGGTTAAAACTGATGATGCTAGAGCAGTATTGCCAGATTCGTATACTAGATCTGATATTGTCTTCAACTTGCAGAGATTGGCTGTGTTAACTAGCTGCTTGGGACAAGATCCCCCAAATAGTAAATTGATTTACAACTCCATGAAAGACAAGGTTCATCAACCATATAGAGCCAGTTTAATTCCAGGTTTGACCGAAGTGTTACAGAATATCACTCCGTCATCAGTCCctggtgtttgtggaatCTGTTTATCTGGAGCAGGACCTACGATATTATGTTTAGCCACGGAAAATTTTAACACCATAGCTGAAACCATCATTGATGTTTTCAAATCCAGCAATGTCAATTGTCAAtggaagttgttggatttAGCTTATGATGGTGCCACG ACAATCATGGAAAATATAAGTATCAATCATGTGGACTTGCAGACCAAGATCATAGCTCAGGATATTTTGGATAAGTCTTCTTCTCAACCAATTTACTTATCCTCGGTTGAAGTGGTAGGAGGTGAGACTTTCTCCAAtgtatttttcaaaaaattgTTATCACCATTGCTCGAGACCAGTGATTACACCTTTGGCAAATTGGTTTCGAATGTTGAAGCGTCATataacaagttgaaggatACTGAGGTATTTACGGACATTGGAGTGAGTTTTTCGACTGATTTTACTTCCGGTATCCCCTCCAATGTTAAAAATTACAACAGCAAAACTGATaaaccaattccaaccaAAGTCAAGTTTGATGTTAAGTCTATTAATTTGAATATTGGAGAATACTTCTTAAACTTGGATAATGACACTCCTTTGAATGTCAATTTACATTATCttaacaacaacttcaactcaaaTGCCGAATTGATAAACGTTGGAGTAGATTATAACCCATACAAACCAAATCAACATTTAGTCACTAACGGAAAATTGATATCTAACTTGACAAATCCAAGGTTCAAGTTCGTGATTGACTTATTCAACACAAATCAAAACAATAAGATTTGGCAAAAAAGTAGTGAAAACTCATTGGGAGGTGTTATTGGTTTGCAGTATAATAACACCTCTAGAAATCTTCATTTCTTAACTGGTTTATCTATATTGAAAAGGAAATTACATGATATGGATGATTCAACAATAGATGATGTGAAACTATTTGCCGGTGACAACATAAAGTCTTCAATTATAAACGAATTGAGTTACTCCAATTTGAGTTTCCTCAATAGTGCAACAAACAACTTTCCTGTTAATGGcttcaactttcttctttctaaTGAATTGAGTTCCAATCAACAATTGAACGATCCCAGCAGTGATTCTGGATACTTTTGCAAGTCGTCATTTACCAgcaatatcttcaaaacattTGCTAATAACTACTTAACCTTGAAAATATCCAACAGCTTTGGATCCATATACAACCCTTTACTTGAGGAGCTTTCGCCGGTTCATGTCTCCGATAGATTTTACTTGGGAGGAAGCAAGTCCTTCAAAGGCTATTCCAAGAATTCAATTAACGCAAATGGGGGTAATCAATTCTACAAATTGGATTCTTCATTATTCCTCAAATTACCTCACTTCTTATATTCACCAAAACATAATCAGAATAATGAAGCCAATCCTTTGAGATTATACGTGAATGGTATAGCAGGAAATGTGTCTGATAATTTACTCGACGATAGTTCTTTGAGTACATCGGTGGGTTTTGGATTGAAATACTTCAATAATTGGGCTCATTTCGATTTAGGATATTACTTGAGCAAGAAGATAAATAACGTAGATCAGCTTGGAGTGAAAGATGGCTTACAGTTTTCATTATCCGTGGGAGGCTCAAACCGGAGCTCCTTCTAA
- a CDS encoding uncharacterized protein (COG:U; EggNog:ENOG503NWHS) — MSQLQENIIISKTLLTLDKYKSLDHLKRAVVDNEYIPSSSKFLRSLLWKTVYITESLNIQLWQNKLNDTRRVYHKLIQDDDMTIPWYKLEADNTYYNPVELGRNSSLRRKKKLNGASVKKSKLALVQVQTSDDPLGENSSESNFNHLEHDDDSELLRTIILDIDRLFPGEEYFNNRFYKQQIIEILYVWAKCNPRIGYKQGFHEILGLIYINFRKDSVSIPNTNTFCSEDIRILSLFDVKYLCHDLFTVFNKFMVNTSIISHFYENEYTLMNSIQSFNKSLMKVDQLIHYNLISKLKLESQLWCIRYFRLILSRELGNDLAVTNMLWDKLITIEGSRVPALLNFLIIVLLINVKSDLIVCDFSECLSLLLHYPIKFGTGKKSYVTFIHDIFTDANRLLSVKDNDLELYECGMKINAKLNPDLNISLSYNGRTSGESMRSRTSSPGTRPSDESNRGTMGSKDSKAEKMAFEKYRMEMRLKKKAQSLMRP; from the coding sequence ATGTCCCAATTACAAGAGAATATTATCATCTCAAAGACCTTGCTAACATTGGATAAATATAAAAGCCTCGACCACTTGAAGCGAGCAGTAGTTGATAACGAATATATTCCTAGCAGCTCCAAGTTCTTACGATCTCTATTGTGGAAAACCGTATATATTACGGAGAGTTTGAACATCCAACTATGGCAGAATAAGTTGAACGACACGCGAAGGGTGTACCATAAACTAATTCAAGATGACGATATGACGATACCATGGTATAAATTAGAAGCCGACAATACCTACTATAATCCAGTGGAGCTTGGTAGAAATTCAAGTTTAcgaagaaagaagaaacttaACGGGGCTAGCGTTAAGAAGTCCAAACTTGCATTGgttcaagtccaaacaAGTGATGATCCATTGGGTGAAAATAGCAGCGAACTGAACTTCAATCACCTTGAACATGATGACGATCTGGAACTCTTGAGAACCATAATATTGGACATTGATAGACTCTTTCCTGGCGAAGAATATTTTAACAACCGGTTCTACAAGCAACAGATTATCGAAATATTGTACGTGTGGGCTAAATGTAATCCTAGGATTGGATATAAGCAAGGCTTCCATGAAATTCTAGGCCTAATCTACATCAATTTTAGGAAGGATTCAGTGAGCATCCCTAACACTAACACATTCTGCTCGGAAGATATAAGAATTTTGAGTTTGTTTGATGTCAAATACTTGTGTCATGATCTATTCACtgttttcaacaagtttatGGTTAATACTTCGATTATATCCCATTTTTATGAGAATGAGTACACTCTTATGAACTCAATACAGTCTTTCAATAAGTCCTTGATGAAAGTAGATCAGTTAATCCACTACAACTTAATTTCCAAGTTAAAATTAGAATCTCAATTATGGTGCATTCGATACTTTCGGCTCATATTGTCAAGGGAATTGGGCAATGACTTGGCAGTCACAAATATGCTTTGGGATAAGCTAATCACTATAGAAGGTAGCAGAGTTCCGGCtctcttgaacttcttgattATTGTCCTATTGATCAACGTTAAATCTGATTTGATAGTATGTGATTTCAGTGAATGCCTTTCACTACTCTTGCATTACCCGATCAAGTTTGGAACTGGGAAAAAAAGTTATGTAACATTCATCCACGACATTTTTACTGATGCTAACAGATTGTTAAGCGTAAAGGATAACGATTTGGAACTATATGAGTGTGGGATGAAAATTAATGCAAAGCTTAATCCAGACTTAAACATATCTTTAAGTTACAATGGCAGAACTTCCGGAGAGTCAATGAGATCAAGAACGAGTTCTCCAGGCACAAGGCCTTCTGATGAATCGAACCGGGGAACTATGGGTTCAAAGGACTCAAAAGCTGAAAAGATGGCTTTTGAAAAGTACAGAATGGAAATgaggttgaagaaaaaagCTCAACTGTTAATGAGACCTTAA
- a CDS encoding uncharacterized protein (COG:S; EggNog:ENOG503PPZN) — translation MLATQRISIKLKRLGISYTQLFVVSVVLALLYSFLGTTSKIYEPQLINAIDKYSANILSYHTTDTPVDFSWIQFLDLNHFFASHKKLISPLNCEEFANRIQKGPRSFFNCRDQPDNKLVPISLQQNVNMYIDDMSRKIFGKIHLYKSFPNPSNLLYLFHDNYVKFPVKTETKFMSLKSVNLKSAASKLTSFNQDLSPKPVISLNYDDFNYKKNLETFSEESKVKELHYKYKDTKRARKYFGEAYLIDYTGAFNLDWRFFNATNVLEKDLDLKNAKISRLIRGWLNLCSKLEIPSWLTDNNLIGWHMNGLHLPFEDDFSFQITMKDILKLVDQGLNQSIIFDYSDIDKGIKSEMFLDISPYFKMRDRNNKENLVDIRLIDLETGLFLNIIGVSTFQYERLYNYQQKPVFQSLEEGDSRRIENYIKRFKDSREGLLNTKNLEVYNFDDFSSMIPVMFENQVAYLPANYMTLLTNKYFDPFAHSKKGYIYRAGINLWIPKDTCKLPPFLSIPTIEQDMQCLKIDKVNRLHKEYKKATEFHESFMESFNELSDYSGFTLKPLDFGGFK, via the coding sequence ATGTTGGCTACCCAGAGAATAagcatcaagttgaagagattggGTATCAGCTACACACAATTATTCGTCGTTTCTGTTGTGTTAGCTTTGCTATACTCATTCTTGGGGACTACTTCTAAGATATATGAACCCCAGCTTATCAATGCAATTGATAAGTACTCCGCCAACATATTACTGTATCATACCACAGATACTCCTGTTGATTTCAGCTGGATCCAGTTTTTAGATTTGAATCATTTCTTCGCCAGTCATAAAAAGTTAATCCTGCCATTGAATTGTGAAGAGTTTGCTAATCGAATTCAAAAAGGTCCAAggagtttcttcaattgcaGGGATCAACCCGATAATAAGTTGGTTCCCATATCCCTACAACAAAATGTCAATATGTACATTGATGATATGTCCAGAAAGATCTTTGGCAAGATTCACCTTTACAAATCGTTTCCTAACCCTTCGAATCTATTATACCTATTCCATGACAATTACGTCAAATTTCCTGTAAAAACTGAAACAAAGTTCATGTCATTGAAGCTGGTAAATTTGAAATCAGCTGCTTCAAAATTGACTTCTTTCAATCAAGATTTGAGTCCGAAGCCAGTCATCTCCCTTAACTATGACGATTTCAATTAcaagaaaaacttggaaactttcTCAGAAGAAAGTAAAGTCAAAGAGCTTCATTATAAGTACAAAGACACTAAAAGGGCACGGAAGTATTTCGGCGAAGCCTACTTAATTGACTATACTGGTGCGTTTAACTTAGACTGGAGGTTTTTCAACGCAACAAATGTATTGGAAAAAGACCTTGACTTGAAAAATGCCAAAATTTCCAGATTAATAAGAGGGTGGCTAAATTTGTGTTCTAAGTTGGAAATTCCATCTTGGCTAACTGATAACAATCTAATTGGCTGGCACATGAACGGATTACATTTaccttttgaagatgatttcaGCTTCCAAATCACTATGAAGGATATCTTGAAATTAGTGGATCAAGGACTTAATCAGTCTATTATCTTTGATTATAGTGATATCGATAAGGGAATCAAAAGTGAAATGTTCTTGGATATTTCTCCATACTTCAAAATGAGAGACCGTAACAACAAGGAAAATTTGGTGGACATAAGGTTAATCGATCTTGAAACTGgtttgtttttgaacatcATTGGAGTGAGCACCTTTCAATACGAAAGGTTGTACAATTACCAACAAAAGCCAGTCTTCCAAAGTTTGGAAGAAGGCGATTccagaagaattgaaaattACATCAAAAGGTTCAAAGACTCAAGAGAGGGTTTGCTCAATACCAAGAACCTTGAAGTATACAACTTCGATGATTTTTCATCCATGATACCAGTCATGtttgaaaatcaagttgCTTACTTACCAGCCAATTATATGACTCTCTTGACGAACAAATATTTCGATCCGTTCGCTCATTCAAAGAAAGGATATATCTATAGAGCTGGCATCAATTTGTGGATTCCAAAGGATACTTGCAAGCTACCTCCATTTCTAAGTATTCCAACAATAGAGCAAGACATGCAGTGTTTAAAAATTGATAAAGTTAATAGGTTGCACAAGGAGTATAAGAAAGCCA